ttatccagaaaaaaaaaagaaaccttaTGATATAATAAAGTTTACACTAACTGAATcttattttaatacttttagcTCTTTTAAATATTACGGACCTGCTTGGCAATAAAAGGGTAAAACTCAAGCCTAAAAGTACAGCTCCTGCCTACAACTCTCGCTCCTCGCATATCATTCACGCAAACTTGAAAATGAAATCTATTATACAACACACACTCCTGACAAGCTTTTCGCGATAAGTCTACCGCACACTGCACCATTCCATATATCATATCACCCTTGTACCGCTTCTCCCCCACAGAGTACAGTGTGTAATTATCTCCAGTGGTGGCTAATTTCGTCAGATCGCCAATGAGAATATTCCAAACTTGTATAAATGTGACTCCATCTTCTACCACCTTCTTCGCGTTGGACATACAAAAGTTATTGTCGTAATCGATCTGCCCAACAGAATATTTGGAATCCATCGAAAGAAGACATTGGTCATACCATATTATCTTCCCCTTGTACCATGGACATCTCCTACGAAGCTGTAATATACATATATCCGCGCCACAATCAATAACGGGATTGCACGAGGctaattaacatatataaagtagtttttttttggtcatatgCTAAGACATAATCAAAAGCTGTACGTGCGCAGCTTTATACAAATTAAAACAATAACTAATCAATAATATTGAGGTGACATTACCGCAGCGAGGGCGGTGACAAAACAGTCGCGGCACTTGGGCCCGTAGGAGTCGCCGCGGCACTGGAGGATAGCGGTAAAAGTAGAATCGCCAAAAAGGTCGTAACCTCTGATACTGTTTTTATAGAACATTTTCatgatgtttttaaaaagtttatcgTACTCACTTCCCAACTTGTATTTTCCTTGACTAACCAAGCATGTGTGGTTGAGATACTCATTGGTCACGTTTAAGGACAATTTGCTGTTTATAAGGAGTAGTTGTATGGCCGAGACATAGATCAAAATGATGCGTGATACAGAGGATGAAGAGTAcattattttgaattatttttgtcaaaaaaatttctatagaTGGTTCGTTGAGATTGATGTTTATGGACGAGTCTCATAGGGATTTGGTTACTgagatatatatgatttttatatatctatggTTTTTTTTGGTTACCCAATACGAAATTTGTTTTCAAAGGTCAGTTTGTAGAAAAGGATGTTTACACTTTGTAAGGACAGGAGAGAAGAGTTGAAGGTTGAGACTTATTTGGCGACAAGAGGGCCGACAAAAATGTAAAAGCTGAGAGGTGTGAATCAGTTCACACGATTCGTAAGGTGCAAACAGCAAACCAGAAATGAAGGAATTCattgttaattatttttctttttttttcttccttttttaaataaaaatctataatattaaaaggtcttatttgccaaataaccaaaaaaaaatgaagttcCATTTTTTGGAGAgatagtagagagagagataagaagaGAAAGTACGAGAGATGAGGTGTTTTTAGTTAATTAGTTAGTGTactttggattttttttgtgtaCATAGCGGCAAATTTCCCATATTaaaacaacaattttttttttatgaatcaacatcccattcattttatttattaaaacaacaTTCCATTATGAATTAACATTTATAAAGCATCTGATTGCAATGTTAAAAGAGTCTCATGAGTGGCCAAGTTTTGCAACTGAATTGGAGGTCATAAAAACCCTTCAAATATGCTTTCCAGATTTCAAGATCACTCACATTCCAAAAACGCAAAATGGAATTTTGGTTTCTTTATCTAGGACTACGAGATCTTTCTATAGAGAGCGTTGTTACTTTGGTTGTTTGATTCCGGTTTGATTACCCAAACCACCttaagtttgagtaatagaatagtcgttcgatgtaaaaaaaacattttttttattaaaacaacatcccattaattttccttttatattACAAGTGTGCTTATGAATCCTAAAATGTGCACAGAAATAGATTTAAGATTATGGAAACTTTGTGGACAagttagctataaaaataaatattaggcCATGATCAATTTTAGaaaatgaatgtttttttttaacactgaaatACTTCATTAACTGATAGGACCAAACGGACCAAGCAACAACGTTTGGGAAACATCCGAAACAAAAGAAAGCGATAAAAAATACTTGCTGGAAACAAATACAGATATACCAGTAGGTACCACAGCAAATTGGATAAAAATAAAGGAATAAAGATGTACTTCGGTTCCTTCCTGCCACAAAGATGGATCTGGCCTAAACTCCCCTCTCATGTTGAATCATCTGATCAAGCCAAAGGGGACCCCAGGCGCAACATAAGATTGTGTACGAGCACCTGAGACCACACTCTCTGCTATAGTTGTGGCAACTCTGTTCTTGTGGTCAGAGACATGGAAGATCGACCACTCTTTAAACTGGTGAAGAAGCGTTAAATTTTTGTGACAATGGCGATAGTGTCCAGAAGCTATTCGGATCCAATAGTGTTTGTCTCACCTCTACCGACGATGCTTCAAAGATAGCTTTCTTTTGCCTCAAGCTATCCATTGCCTCCACCGCCCATAAGAATGCTTTTAAGTCAGATTCACGTTTGCAAGGAGAAGAGCAAAAAGCACGAAGACTATGATGAATAGGCCGACCAACGCTATCTCTTGTAACCCAACTAGCTCCATTATGAGGACCTGCACTGGCCCAGGCCATACCAACATTACATTTTATGAAACCTGGTGGGGGCTTCACCCATGAATTTTGAGGGATGTGAGCAGTATCTCTGCTTCCTCCAGAGCTTTGGAGACACACGAGGAAGCTGACAGACGACTCTTCTCAAAAACTAGGGCATTTCTACCTTTCCACAAATTCCAAAGAATCTAGGGGAAAGATTTAATGTTACCTTGGGCCAAACTCTGTTTTTTGGTTCCAGCCACCAGGAAATGTAGGTTCAAGAAAGTTGACGTAGGCGAGAAACCATCAGTAGGGGGTTCAATCCCTGCCAATCTCCATGCCTCCAATGCTGTAGGACAAGAGAATAGTACATGGCAAATAGTTTCAGGCTCTTGACCACACGCCAGGCATGTTATATCATTGTGTAAGCCTCGGGACCGCAGACGTTCTGCCACAGCCAGAGCGCCAGACAAGGCTCTCCACAGAAAGTGTTGGATCTTGGGCGAAGTCTTGAGTCTCCAAATATTCTTCCACAGTTGCTTTTCAACTGGGGGAGCTGGTGGTGGGTGGGGGAGCTGGCGTTATGGATGACAAACAACATTTTATAGGCACTTTGAGTAGTGTAGATACCATCTTTTGTAAACCCCACACATCAGTGTCTTCGTTCAGTATCACCGGTTTGATTTTTGGTATCCTTTCAGCATCCTCATCTGTGAAGGTGTCATGAACTTTCTGAGGACCCCACCATGAAGAGTTAGTAAACCGCAGATCACTGACCTTCAGTGTGAGATCAACGATACTGTTCTGGCGGTACATAGGAGGTCTAGATTCATTATCCAGAAGCCAGTTAGCTGTCCACACGTTGGTCTGTTCCCCGGAGCCAATAACTCTAAGAAGACCAGATTTCAAAGCCTCTCTGCCATGGAGTATACTCCTCCAGATATAGGAAGGCCGACAGCCAATGCTTGCTTCCAGAAAAGAATTCTTTTTGAAATATCTACTCTTCAGAACTCTTGCCATTAGAGAGTTAGGTTTAGAGAAGATTCTTCATGCTTGTTTGTAAAGTAGCGCTTGATTAAAGCGGCCTATATCATGGTAGCCAAGACCACCCTCTTCTTTGCTCTTACACATTGTCTCCAAAGAGACCCAAGGTAGCTTCCGTCTTGAACCTCCATTACTCCACCAGAAGTCCCTCATAGCCGATGTGAGTTTAGCGCAAAGGTCTTTAGGGAGTTTAAAGACAAACATTGTGTACACTGGTAAGGCTAACCCAATAGATTTTAAGAGTATTTTCTTTCCACCTTGAGAGAGAGTTCGAGCAAACCAACCATGCAATCTATGCTGGAGCTTTTCTCGAATATAGTTCAGGATATTCTTTTTGGAACCTTTGAAGACTTCAGGAAGCTCAAGGTAAGTACCTTCTCCACCCTCTATCTCGATTTGAAGGATCTGCTTAATGTCTgcttttaacccttcttccacaAAATCCCCAAAAATGATAGAGGATTTAGACGGGTTGATTTGTTGACCAGAAGCATCCCCGTAGAGTTTCAGACAACGTTGAATCTTGAGACTATCCATCATGTTTGCTCTGCACATCAATAAATTGTCATCTGCAAACAGTAAGTGATGAACAGTCGGACCTTGTTTATCCAACTTGATCCCTTGGAGACGTCCCTTAGCTTCAGCATTGTTGAGTACACTGACCAAAGCTTCAGAAACCATGATAAACAGAAATGGTGACATGGGATCACCCTGTCTAATTCCACGCTCAGGTTTAATGAACCCGTGGGTTCTTCCATTCAATAGGACTGTATACGACATTGTATTCACACATGCCATCACCCAACAGACCCACTGACGAGCAAACCCCATTTTTTCCAGCAAAGATTCAAGGAAATTCCACTCCACCCGATCATATGCTTTGGACATATCGGTTTTTATAGCCATGAACTCTTTACTTATCAACTTCTTGGTCCTCAAGCCATGAACCATTTCATGTGCAACAATAATATTGTCAGAGATGAAGCGGCCTGCTACAAAAGCACCTTGAGTATCAGAGATGATAGAGTCCATAATTGGCTTCATTCTCTCAGATAGTAATTTGGACACTATCTTGTACTGCACATAACAGAGGCTTATGGGTCTCATATCTTTCATGGTTTCCGGCTTAGTTATCTTCGGCATAAGGCACAGCTGCGTGTGGTTCCAACCAGCAGGTAGAACAGATGTCTGAAAAAAACTGTGCACCTCCTCAATGACTTTAGGCCCCACAATATGCCAATAATTGCGATAGAAGACACCAGTCAGCCCATCTTCTCCAGGAGCACTACTTCCCTTGACCGAGAAAGCTGCTGCTCTAATCTCTTCATCTGTGATCTCCCTGAGCAGAGCCTCATTCATCGCAGGAGTCACACGACTCTGGAAGCCATCAAAAAGAGTCTCAAGGTCAGAAGGATTTGAGCTCATAAAGAGTTCTCTAAAGTACTCCACTGCTAGATGTCCTTTGGCTCCTTCAGAGAAATATTCATTGCCCCTCTCATCTTTCAACATCAATATgttgtttcagattttttttctttaacaacaTTATGAAAGTAAGATGTGTTTCTATCACCTTCCTTAAGCCATTGTTCTCGACTTCGTTGCCTCCAATACTTCTCCTCTTCTTTGTATGCTTCAGCCAGTTCAAATCTTAACTACTTCATCTTTCGCGCACTCGATAAAACCTTAGCGATTTCTTTCTCCAAGTCATGTTGAAGCCGTTGAATCTTAGTCTTAGAGTTAAAATGAGCACTCTTCTTCCATCGAGAGAGTTCTCTCCTACATCTCGACAATCTATCCATTATAGAAGACAAAGATTCAGAGGTTCCATCTCCCCAACCTCTTACAATAGCTTCTTCAGTGCCCACTTTACCTACCATCCTTTTATCGAAGTAGAACCGACCATGACCTATGTCTTCTGGTTCCAGCGAGAAAGATAACAAGATCGGCCTATGATCAGATCAGACGGCCACATCTCCAGATACTCCAAATTAGCTCTAGGGAAAAGCTGAAACCATTCATCATTCCCAAAGCTCCGGTCGAGACGGCACTGAATCCACACATTGTCACGCCATCCAGCCCAAGACATTACATTACCCATCGATCTTACTTCCTTGATCTTGCAGTTTTCAACCATGTTTCGGAAATCCCAAAACATTGACTCATTCCTCACAGATCCACCGAGCTTCTCTGAATTGTCCAACAGCTCGTTGAAATCACCAATAAGTATCCAAGCATTGTTTCTAGACAGACCAATGCTCTCAAGTTTTTCCCATACTATGTGTATGTGTTCCCGCAGAGGATCTCCATACACACAagtcaagaaaaaaataactgaACTAAACTCCACACGAAGATCAATAATCCTTTTATCAGCAAAAAGAATCTCAACCTTAAAGCAATCCTTCTAAAACACTGCTAAACCGCCACTCAAACCAACCGACGCCACTGTAAACATCTTATCATAACACAAATCTTTTTGTAAACCAAGCATGTAGGTATCTCGTTGCTTAGTTTCCGTGAGAAACAAGAAATCCGGAAAATACTTTTTACGCATCTCCGTTAAACGACGAACTGTCTCGGTGTTTCCCGcccctcgacagttccaactcaATATGCTCATTGGGATGGCAGCAGCCTCAAATTGGAGGCCACCGTATCTTCTTTGGTTTTTGATGTCTTGTTCCCCTGTTCCAACTGAACCTCTTCTGCTTTTCTTTTAAAAGAAGCCACatctcccccccccccaacGGTTCCAGCGCCGTTGATGAATTGTGATTCACATTTCTCACTGTTCTGAGGTGTCTGACCCAAGCCGGGGGACGTTTCCTATCCTTCTTCCTATTCCTCGAGATCCTGGTGTGAGAGGAACCTATGGCTCCTATAGAAAAAAACCATTGAATCTTTAGGAAAGGAAGAGGGACCTGTGCTTTCACCAGAGGAGTACCTCCGAAGTTAATTGTATACGGTCCCCAGTAGGAGCTGACTTGGTATGAGTAAAAGGTTTCTCAACCACAGTGCCAGAGCTTGAAGCTCCATAACCAAAAACATGACCTTTCTCTTTGTTAATATCGTGGGATATTTTTGTCAGTACAGCAGGCGGGTTGGATTTTTCTGACTCAATAGATTGTTGAACACGAAGGATCCGAGCCTGGCGTTCTGTTTCATTGGAGTGAGATACATACTGGATCGCCATCACTCTTTCTTCTGGAGGTAGCTCAGGAAACAACGGAGGAAAGCCTGGTGGACCGTCCAAACGGTTTAAAGTAGGAACTACCCCTGTAGGAGCATTAGGTATCTTCTCAAGCATCTTCTGTGGCTGTTTCTGGAGCTTCTGTTTAGAGTACGGACACATTGACTTCTCATGAGTCAACCGACGGCAGCCAAAGCATCGTTtgtggattttttttataatcatattCGATCACCACAACTTCCCCTGAGGGGAGGTTCAAATTCTTCGCCTCAAAAGCAGGGTTATCAGCGGAGAACAAGACTTTAGCGCGGATATACTCTGTTTTCTGAGAGCTCTTTGGGTCATATGCGATCACCACTACCTCACCCACCTTTAGAAAATGAATGTTTTATTGATGATTTAACAAGGATTACAGCTGATGCTTGACAACAATGGAGTGTGGGTACAAAGATAGTATAGTTTAGCTATGGAAGAATTCggattctccttcttcttttatAGGTCTTCCCAGCGGATCATAACAGTATTGTGATCTTTAGAGTGATCTCTAGCATGGATCAGGTGATTTTATGATGGCTTTTAATGCATTTGACTCCTTTATGTTTTGAGTTGACTTTCTGAGCTTGGTATGTTTGGCTCTTCAAGCCCCGGGTGGGCCTTGACCTTTGTGAGCCTATGTTTCCTCCTTGGACGTTGATGGTACTCGATTTTGGGCTTTGATGCATTCGAGTTGAGATCTCGGTCCGGGTTTTTAGAGGGATGAAACCCGGCTCCAACAATAGCTCCCCCTGGAGTCCGATGTGTATCAGGTTGTCAGGCGTGTTGAGTATTGAATCCGATTTGAATTGGTGTTTGAGACCGTTGGTCTGTTTATTCCGATGCCCAGTTCGAGATTCTGgtttaacatattattatcGGATTTGATTGAGGGATTTTGAATGAAGTAAATCAAGGGATTTAACTTTATAGTGCTGCTCCAAACATTATAGAGCTCGATGTACCATTACATCCACCTAACCTGCACACTGAATCAAAATAGAGAACACATTTCGTAAATCAGCTGGTATCTGAGATAGAGTTTCGTCCAGATCGATCTTTGGTGCTGCCGGAGCCGCGTGGTGATGAATTTTCCTTATGCGTTGAGCTGCTGCACTGCATTATGCGGGATGGAACCTGAGAGGTTTCCTTCTCCTGCCAAACCAAATGCATCTACTCCAATCACTGTGATGTTTGTTTCACGTAAGATCTTCAAAAGGTTAATTATTTTGTGTTAATTTATCCTCCTTCTAGTGCTAAATAAATGATCACAAGATTCACTAATAAATTAGGATGAGGGTTTAATCTAAATATGGAGTGTAATGAGTAAATCAACTATTTGTGAATGATTTCAAGGTATAATAGTATTTCTTATTGATAATGAATATTAATACATCAATGATAAAGAGAGAGTCTTTGAGTACAAAtggatttgggtttaaaatAGGTATATTTTTGATGTCTGAAGCTTGGGTCCTCCACCCTTTTCCTTCGTTTGTGTCCT
This region of Brassica napus cultivar Da-Ae chromosome C5, Da-Ae, whole genome shotgun sequence genomic DNA includes:
- the LOC106405359 gene encoding putative cysteine-rich repeat secretory protein 17, which codes for MYSSSSVSRIILIYVSAIQLLLINSKLSLNVTNEYLNHTCLVSQGKYKLGSEYDKLFKNIMKMFYKNSIRGYDLFGDSTFTAILQCRGDSYGPKCRDCFVTALAALRRRCPWYKGKIIWYDQCLLSMDSKYSVGQIDYDNNFCMSNAKKVVEDGVTFIQVWNILIGDLTKLATTGDNYTLYSVGEKRYKGDMIYGMVQCAVDLSRKACQECVLYNRFHFQVCVNDMRGARVVGRSCTFRLEFYPFIAKQVRNI